A stretch of DNA from Anaerobacillus isosaccharinicus:
TGAGAATTGTTGAACATAAAGATGCTACTGATGAAGAGCGAATGATTACAGAAATAAATACTGGAACGTACTGCTTTGATAATGCAGCATTATTTGAAGCATTAAAACATGTCGGCAATACGAATGTTCAAGGGGAATATTACTTACCTGATGTAATTGAAATACTTCAAAATCGAGGAGAATTAATTGCTGCTTTCCAAACAGCTAACTTTGAGGAAACTCTAGGTGTGAATGACCGAGTTGCATTAGCAAGTGCGGAGTCTATCATGAAAAATCGTATAAATGAAACTCATATGCGAAATGGAGTTACACTAATCGACCCAACTAACACTTATATTGGTGCTGAAGTTACAATTGGAACAGATACAGTCATTAAGCCTGGAACTGCCCTATCAGGTAAAACGGCGATTGGAGACAATTGTGAAATTGGACCTAATACAGAAATTATTGATAGTCTTGTCGGAGATCAAACAATGATTAAACAGTCAGTCGTTTCGAAGAGTGAAATCGGCAACGATGTAACGATTGGTCCATTTGCTCACATTAGACCTGAATCGCAAATACATGATGAAGTCAAAGTTGGAAATTTTGTCGAAATAAAAAAGACTATCTTTGGCAAAGGTAGTAAAGCGTCACACTTAAGTTATATTGGCGATGCCCAGATTGGTAGTGACGTAAACTTAGGTTGCGGCTCAATTACGGTAAACTATGATGGAAAAAATAAATATTTAACCAAAGTAGAAGACGGGGCATTTGTAGGGTGTAATTCAAATTTAATTGCGCCTGTTACTGTCGGTAAAAACTCATATATTGCAGCTGGTTCTACAATTACAGATGACGTACCAGAAAACTCTTTGGCAATTGCTCGTGAAAGACAAATGATAAAACGTGAATATGTTAATAAATTAAAAGAAAAATAACATTAATTATTTAAAATATGGGGGTAAATCCGATAATGGTTAAATATGGTGATCCAAGTTTAAAGGTTTTAACGCTAAATTCAAATAGAAAGCTTGCAGAAGAAATTGCTGAAAAAATTGGGATAGAGCTGTCTGTTTGTTCAGTTTCAAGATTTAGTGATGGAGAAGTACAAATTAACATTGAGGAAAGTATTCGTGGGTGTGATACGTTTGTTATTCAATCTACGAGTGCTCCAGCAAATGAGCATATCATGGAACTATTAATTATGATTGATGCTCTAAAACGTGCTTCAGCAAAGACAATTAACGTTGTTCTTCCTTACTACGGATATGCTCGTCAAGACCGTAAAGCAAGAGCACGTGAACCAATTACTGCAAAATTAGTGGCAAACCTACTTGAAACTGCAGGAGCAACTCGGGTTATTTCGTTAGATTTACATGCAACGCAAATTCAAGGGTTCTTTGATATCCCAGTTGACCAATTAGTTGGTGTTCCACTGCTTTCCGATTATTTTAAAGAAAAGCAAATGGAAGATCTTGTTATTGTATCACCAGACCATGGTGGTGTAGTAAGAGCTAGAAAAATGGCAGACCGTTTAAAGGCACCGATTGCTA
This window harbors:
- the glmU gene encoding bifunctional UDP-N-acetylglucosamine diphosphorylase/glucosamine-1-phosphate N-acetyltransferase GlmU — encoded protein: MNRFAVILAAGQGTRMKSRLYKVLHSVCGKPMVQHVVDQISLVGVDETVVVVGHGAEKVKDQLGDKITYVLQEEQLGTGHAVMQAEPVLKNKEGVTIVLCGDTPLITKETMESLLAFHAEHKAKATILTAKATDPTGYGRIVRDSQGAVLRIVEHKDATDEERMITEINTGTYCFDNAALFEALKHVGNTNVQGEYYLPDVIEILQNRGELIAAFQTANFEETLGVNDRVALASAESIMKNRINETHMRNGVTLIDPTNTYIGAEVTIGTDTVIKPGTALSGKTAIGDNCEIGPNTEIIDSLVGDQTMIKQSVVSKSEIGNDVTIGPFAHIRPESQIHDEVKVGNFVEIKKTIFGKGSKASHLSYIGDAQIGSDVNLGCGSITVNYDGKNKYLTKVEDGAFVGCNSNLIAPVTVGKNSYIAAGSTITDDVPENSLAIARERQMIKREYVNKLKEK
- a CDS encoding ribose-phosphate diphosphokinase: MVKYGDPSLKVLTLNSNRKLAEEIAEKIGIELSVCSVSRFSDGEVQINIEESIRGCDTFVIQSTSAPANEHIMELLIMIDALKRASAKTINVVLPYYGYARQDRKARAREPITAKLVANLLETAGATRVISLDLHATQIQGFFDIPVDQLVGVPLLSDYFKEKQMEDLVIVSPDHGGVVRARKMADRLKAPIAIIDKRRPKPNVAEVMNIVGNVDGKTCIIIDDIIDTAGTITLAANALIESGAKEVYACCTHAVLSGPAIERIDNSKIKELVITNSIPLSEDKMSPKIKQLSVAPLIAKAIIHVHEERSVSQLFD